In Streptomyces sp. NBC_01551, one DNA window encodes the following:
- a CDS encoding DUF1876 domain-containing protein → MSTLVGWHVELEFTEEGNRTSAAALVRLGDGSEMRARGYAMRHPTDPEQLRVGEEIAGSRALMDLASQMLQKAHAEIDEVSGRHSYPLTQ, encoded by the coding sequence ATGTCCACGCTGGTCGGGTGGCATGTGGAGCTGGAATTCACCGAGGAGGGCAACCGCACGAGCGCGGCTGCCCTGGTCAGACTCGGGGACGGCTCCGAGATGAGGGCGCGCGGCTACGCCATGCGCCACCCCACCGACCCGGAGCAGCTGCGGGTCGGCGAGGAGATCGCGGGATCGCGAGCGCTGATGGATCTCGCGTCCCAGATGCTGCAGAAGGCGCACGCCGAGATCGACGAGGTCTCCGGCAGACATTCCTATCCGCTGACCCAGTGA
- a CDS encoding ATP-binding protein, whose product MRDRLYPRSRQTIGSAREFTGVTLDAWGVTSRRYDLLLCVSELATNALLHGVPPGRGYRLRLLRFEGVVRVEVHDSGAGRPRIAERDPSAERGRGLLLVAALADRWGVGVRTPGKVVWAEFDG is encoded by the coding sequence ATGCGGGACCGCCTCTACCCGCGCAGTCGCCAAACCATCGGCTCTGCCAGGGAGTTCACCGGTGTCACCCTTGACGCGTGGGGTGTGACATCGCGCCGGTACGACCTGTTGCTCTGCGTGAGCGAGCTCGCCACCAACGCCCTGCTGCACGGCGTACCGCCCGGCCGGGGCTACCGGCTGCGGCTGCTCCGGTTCGAGGGCGTCGTGCGGGTCGAGGTCCACGACAGCGGCGCCGGGCGGCCCCGGATCGCCGAGCGGGACCCGTCGGCCGAGCGGGGGCGGGGGCTGCTGCTCGTCGCCGCGCTCGCGGACCGGTGGGGGGTCGGGGTGCGGACGCCCGGAAAGGTGGTGTGGGCCGAGTTCGACGGCTGA
- a CDS encoding DUF397 domain-containing protein, whose amino-acid sequence MSTHLKWFKSSYSGSEGGQCLEVAIAWRKSSYSGSEGGACVEVAPCTSADEVHVRDSKVPHGPTLTLSPSTWTGLTHWVSG is encoded by the coding sequence ATGAGCACCCATCTCAAGTGGTTCAAGTCGAGCTACAGCGGCAGCGAGGGCGGCCAGTGCCTGGAGGTCGCCATCGCCTGGCGGAAGTCCAGCTACAGCGGCAGCGAGGGCGGCGCATGCGTCGAGGTGGCCCCCTGCACGTCGGCAGACGAAGTGCACGTGCGGGACTCGAAAGTCCCGCACGGCCCGACCCTCACGCTCTCGCCCTCAACCTGGACGGGTCTGACTCACTGGGTCAGCGGATAG
- a CDS encoding SRPBCC family protein, whose amino-acid sequence MTAYASGAAAIDTVARLRIMAAGIRGARVVERVLPAPVERVWAVMSDLEGEFGRFQPDMRRVRVLRVTGDRVEALARSRWGLRAHFRGVLRPGWCWLQSRFLIIGMAAAPEPGGGTRVALTGGVRVPGRAAIVPLGAAAELADAMARLEARLG is encoded by the coding sequence ATGACGGCGTACGCGAGTGGCGCGGCCGCGATCGACACGGTGGCCCGGCTGCGGATCATGGCGGCCGGCATCCGGGGGGCCCGGGTCGTCGAACGGGTCCTGCCCGCGCCGGTCGAGCGGGTGTGGGCGGTCATGTCCGACCTGGAGGGCGAGTTCGGCCGCTTCCAGCCGGACATGCGCCGGGTCCGCGTGCTGCGGGTGACCGGCGACCGGGTGGAGGCGCTGGCCCGCAGCCGGTGGGGGCTGCGGGCCCACTTCCGGGGCGTGCTGCGGCCCGGCTGGTGCTGGTTGCAGAGCCGGTTCCTGATCATCGGCATGGCCGCCGCGCCGGAGCCGGGCGGCGGCACCCGCGTGGCCCTGACGGGCGGGGTCCGCGTCCCGGGCCGGGCGGCGATCGTCCCGCTGGGCGCGGCGGCCGAGTTGGCCGACGCCATGGCCCGCCTGGAGGCCCGGCTCGGCTGA
- a CDS encoding helix-turn-helix transcriptional regulator yields the protein MKMVGALVAAARVAKGLTQRELAEQVVMDIETLASIEQGRRVLMPDVAERMDRILGLPGLLAVAANKMPEVDSIPPWAEEYFEREAEAFSLSWYDTLIVPGLLQTEAYARAVFRCRVPYMGEEKIEFQTARRMKRQEILGRPVPPTLGFVVWEAALRDRIGGEEIYREQLRHLRACADRPTISLQVLPLGITAHAGLDGPFILLETPDLQRLAYSETQRGSILVRDPNEVSILSQKYAMLRSQALNVVQTKGLLDQLLGE from the coding sequence ATGAAGATGGTCGGCGCACTGGTTGCCGCCGCCCGCGTCGCCAAAGGACTGACCCAGCGCGAGCTCGCCGAGCAGGTCGTGATGGACATCGAGACGCTCGCCTCCATCGAGCAGGGCAGACGCGTACTGATGCCCGACGTCGCCGAGCGGATGGACCGGATCCTGGGGCTGCCCGGGCTCCTGGCGGTCGCCGCGAACAAGATGCCCGAGGTGGACTCGATCCCGCCGTGGGCGGAGGAGTACTTCGAGCGCGAGGCCGAGGCCTTCTCCCTGTCCTGGTACGACACGCTGATCGTCCCGGGCCTGCTCCAGACCGAGGCCTACGCCCGCGCCGTGTTCCGCTGCCGCGTCCCGTACATGGGAGAGGAGAAGATCGAGTTCCAGACCGCCCGTCGCATGAAGCGCCAGGAAATACTGGGCCGCCCGGTTCCGCCCACCCTCGGGTTCGTCGTCTGGGAAGCCGCCCTGCGCGACCGGATCGGCGGCGAGGAGATCTACCGCGAGCAGCTGCGCCACCTGCGGGCCTGCGCCGACCGCCCGACCATCTCGCTCCAGGTCCTGCCCCTGGGCATCACCGCTCACGCCGGTCTCGACGGACCGTTCATCCTCCTGGAAACCCCCGACCTCCAGCGCCTCGCGTACTCGGAGACCCAGCGCGGCAGCATCCTCGTTCGGGACCCCAACGAGGTCAGCATCCTCTCCCAGAAGTATGCAATGCTGCGATCCCAGGCCCTCAACGTCGTTCAGACGAAAGGCCTGTTGGACCAGCTGCTAGGAGAGTGA
- a CDS encoding DUF2637 domain-containing protein encodes MQLTRTHRILIGVVVAGAVVIAGIGFAGSYAAVRALALQKGFGSFSLVFPIGIDAGICVLLALDLLLTWIRIPFPLLRQTAWLLTAATIAFNGAAAWPDPLGVGMHAVIPILFVVTVEAARHAVGRIADITADRHMEGVRITRWLLSPVPTFKLWRRMKLWELRSYEQAVGMEQDRLIYQARLQARYGRAWRRKAPVEALMPLRLARIGVPLSQTAPEGLAAAGIDPVLLPPVKPVPPALAGRDETLVLAGRDQDPAAAAALAGQDQATARQLAGQVAGQANDQAPSPLTGQPNGPGQVAGQAAGQIPGQINGQTTGHLAGAANGLIPGQPDAQGRGQANGQLAGQFPGQINGQANGQFAGQANGQANGQADGQVPGQAGGPLAGQANGQFQAQAAGQLSGQFPGQGNNQGQGQGPVNGPFPGQSAGQANGHLPPAFAVDPTAMPAAHNSAWFAAPLAPQASYEGGYNPGEPAPEAEGPQQEELPEPPADADADAPATADDDDSGFDQVKFNEAAYEVFRSYLDEHSDFPTPEQVDIHLADRHGIEHPRSSSMIRKLMPGLKMRYQRELESEHIA; translated from the coding sequence ATGCAGCTGACTCGTACGCACCGCATATTGATCGGTGTCGTGGTCGCCGGTGCCGTGGTCATCGCGGGGATCGGTTTCGCGGGATCGTATGCCGCGGTGCGCGCGCTCGCGCTGCAGAAGGGCTTCGGCAGCTTCTCGCTGGTGTTCCCGATCGGCATCGACGCGGGCATCTGCGTGCTGCTGGCGCTGGATCTGCTGCTGACCTGGATCCGCATCCCGTTCCCGCTGCTGCGGCAGACGGCGTGGCTGCTGACGGCGGCGACGATCGCCTTCAACGGCGCGGCGGCCTGGCCGGACCCGCTGGGCGTGGGCATGCACGCGGTGATCCCGATCCTGTTCGTGGTCACGGTGGAGGCGGCCCGGCACGCCGTGGGCCGGATCGCGGACATCACCGCGGACCGGCACATGGAGGGCGTCCGCATCACGCGGTGGCTGCTCTCCCCCGTCCCCACGTTCAAGCTGTGGCGCCGGATGAAGCTGTGGGAGCTGCGCTCCTACGAGCAGGCCGTCGGGATGGAGCAGGACCGGCTGATCTACCAGGCCCGCCTGCAGGCGCGCTACGGGCGGGCCTGGCGCCGCAAGGCCCCGGTCGAGGCGCTGATGCCGCTGCGGCTGGCCCGCATCGGCGTCCCCCTCTCCCAGACGGCCCCGGAAGGCCTGGCCGCGGCGGGCATAGACCCGGTCCTCCTCCCCCCGGTGAAGCCGGTACCCCCTGCCCTGGCCGGGCGGGACGAGACCCTTGTCCTGGCCGGGCGGGACCAGGACCCCGCCGCTGCCGCCGCCCTGGCCGGGCAGGACCAGGCCACCGCGAGGCAACTCGCGGGCCAGGTCGCGGGGCAGGCCAACGACCAGGCCCCGAGCCCGCTGACCGGGCAGCCGAACGGCCCGGGCCAGGTCGCGGGTCAGGCCGCAGGCCAGATACCCGGGCAGATCAACGGCCAGACGACCGGCCACCTCGCGGGCGCGGCGAACGGTCTGATCCCCGGCCAGCCCGACGCCCAGGGCCGGGGCCAGGCGAACGGCCAGCTCGCAGGCCAGTTCCCCGGGCAGATCAACGGCCAGGCGAACGGTCAGTTCGCGGGCCAGGCGAACGGCCAGGCGAACGGCCAGGCCGATGGCCAGGTGCCGGGTCAGGCCGGAGGCCCGCTCGCCGGCCAGGCGAACGGGCAGTTCCAGGCGCAGGCCGCCGGCCAGCTCAGCGGCCAGTTCCCCGGCCAGGGGAACAACCAGGGCCAGGGCCAGGGCCCGGTGAACGGCCCGTTCCCGGGTCAGAGCGCCGGCCAGGCGAACGGGCACCTTCCCCCCGCGTTCGCGGTGGATCCGACCGCCATGCCGGCCGCGCACAACAGCGCCTGGTTCGCGGCGCCGCTCGCCCCGCAGGCCTCGTACGAGGGCGGCTACAACCCCGGGGAGCCGGCTCCGGAGGCGGAGGGTCCGCAGCAGGAGGAGCTCCCCGAGCCGCCCGCCGACGCCGACGCCGACGCACCCGCGACGGCCGATGACGACGACTCCGGCTTCGACCAGGTCAAGTTCAACGAGGCGGCCTACGAGGTGTTCCGCTCCTACCTCGACGAGCACTCCGACTTCCCGACCCCGGAGCAGGTGGACATACACCTCGCCGACCGCCACGGGATCGAGCACCCCCGCAGCTCCTCGATGATCCGCAAGCTCATGCCGGGCCTGAAGATGCGCTACCAGCGCGAGCTGGAGAGCGAGCACATCGCCTGA
- a CDS encoding DUF3558 domain-containing protein — translation MHRSASRLTRVLACAAVPVILTVAGCSSDSGKDSGSGSDNGKKSGSSASSSKPNPKGSAALEKVAYATLPEPCKAIAEKSIDSLVPEAKDKSGTATKSNDLSSRASCSWNGLDVDGLKGSKYRWLSVSLIRYESHASLGSGNKRAEEQYKKQVETAKATQDATDVKVEPAGSIGDEGTSVVYGVKKDVQFFNTTIVARTQNVVVTVDYNGASYEGADAPDQAKLMENAIAAAKETVASVEAANKGEAKEESKEEPKKESPQPSQSTS, via the coding sequence ATGCACCGATCAGCCTCGCGCCTCACCCGCGTTCTCGCCTGCGCAGCCGTCCCGGTGATCCTCACCGTCGCCGGATGCTCCTCCGATTCGGGCAAGGACTCGGGTTCGGGTTCGGACAACGGCAAGAAGTCCGGGTCGTCCGCGTCCTCCTCCAAGCCGAACCCGAAGGGCTCCGCCGCGCTGGAGAAGGTCGCGTACGCCACGCTGCCCGAGCCCTGCAAGGCCATAGCCGAGAAGAGCATCGACTCGCTCGTCCCGGAGGCGAAGGACAAGAGCGGTACGGCGACCAAGTCGAACGACCTGTCCAGCCGCGCCAGCTGCTCCTGGAACGGCCTCGACGTGGACGGCCTGAAGGGCTCGAAGTACCGCTGGCTCTCGGTCTCGCTGATCCGCTACGAGTCGCACGCGTCGCTCGGCAGCGGCAACAAGCGCGCCGAGGAACAGTACAAGAAGCAGGTCGAGACGGCGAAGGCGACGCAGGACGCCACCGACGTGAAGGTGGAGCCGGCGGGCAGCATCGGCGACGAGGGCACGTCGGTCGTGTACGGCGTGAAGAAGGACGTGCAGTTCTTCAACACGACGATCGTGGCGCGCACCCAGAACGTCGTCGTGACGGTCGACTACAACGGCGCGTCCTACGAGGGTGCCGACGCCCCCGACCAGGCGAAGCTGATGGAGAACGCCATCGCGGCGGCCAAGGAGACGGTCGCGTCGGTCGAGGCGGCCAACAAGGGCGAGGCCAAGGAAGAGAGCAAGGAAGAGCCCAAGAAGGAGTCCCCGCAGCCGTCGCAGTCGACCTCCTGA
- the hemB gene encoding porphobilinogen synthase, with product MSAYGSFPGSRPRRLRTTPAMRRMVAETRLHPSDLILPAFVREGISEPLAISAMPGVVQHTRDTLRKAAVEAVEAGVAGIMLFGVPADENKDALGTAGTEPDGILQVAIRDVKAEVGDDLVIMSDLCLDEYTDHGHCGVLDEHGRIDNDATLERYAEMAQVQADAGVHVVGPSGMMDGQVGVVRDALDETGHEDVAILAYTAKYTSAFYGPFREAVGSSLQGDRKTYQQDPANARESLRELALDLEEGADMVMVKPGGPYLDILYRVAQAVDVPVSAYQISGEFAMIEAAAEKGWIERDRAILESLLGFKRAGADTILTYWATEVAGWLRQER from the coding sequence ATGAGCGCGTACGGATCCTTCCCCGGCTCCCGGCCCCGCCGGCTGCGGACCACCCCGGCGATGCGGCGGATGGTCGCGGAGACCCGGCTGCACCCCTCGGACCTGATCCTCCCCGCGTTCGTGCGCGAGGGCATCAGCGAGCCGCTGGCCATCTCCGCGATGCCGGGCGTGGTCCAGCACACCCGGGACACGTTGCGGAAGGCCGCAGTGGAGGCGGTGGAGGCGGGCGTCGCGGGCATCATGCTCTTCGGCGTCCCGGCCGACGAGAACAAGGACGCGCTGGGCACGGCGGGCACCGAGCCGGACGGCATCCTCCAGGTCGCGATCCGCGACGTGAAGGCGGAGGTCGGCGACGACCTCGTCATCATGTCCGACCTGTGCCTGGACGAGTACACCGACCACGGCCACTGCGGCGTCCTGGACGAGCACGGCCGCATCGACAACGACGCCACGCTGGAGCGGTACGCGGAGATGGCCCAGGTCCAGGCTGACGCGGGCGTCCACGTGGTGGGCCCCAGCGGCATGATGGACGGTCAGGTCGGCGTCGTCCGCGACGCCCTCGACGAGACCGGCCACGAGGACGTCGCGATCCTCGCCTACACCGCGAAGTACACCTCCGCCTTCTACGGCCCCTTCCGCGAGGCCGTCGGCTCCTCGCTCCAGGGCGACCGCAAGACGTACCAGCAGGACCCGGCGAACGCCCGCGAGTCCCTGCGGGAGCTGGCGCTGGACCTGGAGGAGGGTGCCGACATGGTCATGGTCAAGCCGGGCGGCCCCTACCTCGACATCCTCTACCGGGTCGCGCAGGCCGTGGACGTACCGGTGTCCGCGTACCAGATCAGCGGCGAGTTCGCGATGATCGAGGCGGCGGCCGAGAAGGGCTGGATCGAGCGCGACCGCGCCATCCTGGAGTCCCTGCTCGGCTTCAAGCGGGCGGGCGCGGACACGATCCTCACCTACTGGGCGACCGAGGTCGCCGGCTGGCTCCGCCAGGAGCGCTAG
- a CDS encoding DUF3995 domain-containing protein, with protein sequence MNETARRRRTGIAAAAVLAADGLAHLYWATGLTWPAASERALSLAVLGTEVSFAPRVVLPLAALTLTAAGAVLAHAHGRGGAATRLVTGAVAGGLAVRGLAGLGWAAGLLDTPPGPFRFLNLALYTPACLGLGWAAARLARAR encoded by the coding sequence ATGAACGAGACAGCACGGAGGCGCCGTACGGGGATCGCGGCCGCGGCGGTACTGGCCGCGGACGGGCTCGCGCACCTGTACTGGGCCACCGGCCTGACCTGGCCCGCCGCGAGCGAGCGGGCGCTGTCGCTGGCCGTGCTCGGCACGGAGGTGTCCTTCGCCCCGCGCGTGGTGCTCCCGCTGGCGGCGCTGACCCTCACGGCCGCCGGCGCCGTCCTGGCGCACGCCCACGGCCGCGGCGGGGCCGCGACCCGGCTGGTCACGGGCGCCGTCGCGGGCGGGCTGGCCGTACGGGGCCTGGCGGGCCTGGGCTGGGCGGCCGGGCTCCTCGACACCCCGCCCGGCCCGTTCCGCTTCCTCAACCTCGCCTTGTACACGCCCGCCTGCCTCGGCCTGGGCTGGGCGGCGGCCCGGCTGGCCCGCGCCCGGTGA
- the lysS gene encoding lysine--tRNA ligase: MAQSSTETDWVSRFADEVIAEAERRAPGKPVVVASGLSPSGPIHLGNLREVMTPHLVADEIRRRGIEVRHVLSWDDYDRYRKVPAGVEGVDPSWAQHIGKPLTAVPAPAGSAHGSWAEHFKAAMVEALAELGVEYDPISQTEQYTTGAYREQVLFAMKHRGDIDAVLDQYRTKVKPGGKKPQQKPVDEAELEAAEGSGAAAEDDGSAAGSEYFPYKPYCGECGKDFTKVTSYNDETTELTYVCTEDEFTETVKLSEFNRGKLVWKVDWPMRWAFEGVIFEPSGVDHSSPGSSFQVGGQIVHIFGGEQPIGPMYAFVGISGMAKMSSSKGGVPTPADALKIMEPQLLRWLYARRRPNQSFKIAFDQEIQRLYDEWDKLEGKVADGSVLPADAAAHTRAVRTAAGELPRTPRPMPYRTLASVVDITAGHDEQTLRILSDLDPTTPLTSLDEVRPRLDRAENWITTQVPADQRTLVREDADTELLSSLDDEGRESLRLLVDGLDSHWSLDGLTTLVYGVPKVMAGLEPDAKPTPELKVAQRTFFALLYRLLVTRETGPRLPTLLLAVGADRVRKLLAA, from the coding sequence GTGGCTCAGAGCAGCACCGAGACCGACTGGGTCTCCCGTTTCGCGGACGAGGTCATCGCCGAGGCGGAGCGCCGAGCACCCGGCAAACCTGTCGTCGTCGCGTCCGGACTCTCCCCCTCCGGCCCCATCCACCTGGGCAACCTGCGCGAGGTCATGACCCCGCACCTGGTCGCCGACGAGATCCGCCGCCGCGGCATCGAGGTCCGGCACGTCCTGTCCTGGGACGACTACGACCGCTACCGCAAGGTGCCGGCCGGCGTCGAGGGCGTCGACCCGTCGTGGGCGCAGCACATCGGCAAGCCGCTGACCGCGGTCCCGGCCCCGGCCGGTTCGGCGCACGGCAGCTGGGCCGAGCACTTCAAGGCCGCCATGGTCGAGGCGCTGGCCGAGCTGGGCGTCGAGTACGACCCGATCAGCCAGACCGAGCAGTACACCACCGGCGCGTACCGCGAGCAGGTGCTGTTCGCGATGAAGCACCGCGGCGACATCGACGCCGTGCTCGACCAGTACCGGACGAAGGTCAAGCCGGGCGGCAAGAAGCCGCAGCAGAAGCCGGTCGACGAGGCCGAGCTGGAGGCCGCCGAGGGCTCCGGCGCGGCCGCCGAGGACGACGGCAGCGCGGCGGGCTCCGAGTACTTCCCGTACAAGCCGTACTGCGGCGAGTGCGGCAAGGACTTCACCAAGGTCACCTCGTACAACGACGAGACGACCGAGCTGACCTACGTCTGCACCGAGGACGAGTTCACCGAGACGGTCAAGCTCAGCGAGTTCAACCGCGGCAAGCTGGTCTGGAAGGTCGACTGGCCGATGCGCTGGGCCTTCGAGGGCGTGATCTTCGAGCCGTCGGGCGTGGACCACTCCTCGCCCGGGTCGTCCTTCCAGGTCGGCGGGCAGATCGTGCACATCTTCGGCGGCGAGCAGCCGATCGGCCCGATGTACGCGTTCGTCGGCATCAGCGGCATGGCCAAGATGTCCTCCTCGAAGGGCGGGGTCCCGACTCCGGCCGACGCGCTGAAGATCATGGAGCCGCAGCTGCTGCGCTGGCTGTACGCGCGCCGCCGCCCGAACCAGTCCTTCAAGATCGCGTTCGACCAGGAGATCCAGCGGCTCTACGACGAGTGGGACAAGCTGGAGGGCAAGGTCGCCGACGGCTCCGTGCTGCCGGCCGACGCCGCGGCGCACACGCGCGCCGTGCGGACCGCCGCCGGTGAGCTGCCGCGCACCCCGCGCCCGATGCCGTACCGGACGCTCGCGTCCGTCGTCGACATCACCGCCGGGCACGACGAGCAGACCCTGCGCATCCTGTCCGACCTGGACCCGACGACGCCGCTGACCTCGCTCGACGAGGTCCGGCCGCGCCTGGACCGCGCCGAGAACTGGATCACCACCCAGGTCCCGGCGGACCAGCGCACGCTGGTGCGGGAGGACGCCGACACCGAGCTGCTGTCGTCGCTGGACGACGAGGGGCGGGAGTCGCTGCGGCTGCTGGTCGACGGGCTCGACTCGCACTGGTCGCTGGACGGGCTCACCACCCTCGTCTACGGCGTGCCGAAGGTGATGGCGGGGCTGGAGCCGGACGCGAAGCCGACGCCGGAGCTGAAGGTCGCGCAGCGGACGTTCTTCGCACTGCTGTACCGCCTGCTCGTGACCCGGGAGACCGGGCCGCGCCTGCCGACGCTGCTGCTGGCGGTGGGGGCGGACCGGGTGCGCAAGCTGCTGGCCGCCTGA
- a CDS encoding RNA polymerase sigma factor — protein MSPADRDRGIALARAARAGNTLAMDDLLDHLTPYVARICTPIARADGPDATQEALVAVFKALRGLREPETLYGWVRAIAVREAVRVAQRAARAVPAELADVPERGDPQLAADIDDVLARLSPGHRAVLVLRDVEGLDEESAAALLGVPAGTAKSRLHRARSSFRKAWFS, from the coding sequence GTGAGCCCGGCCGACCGGGACCGCGGCATCGCCCTCGCCCGGGCGGCCCGTGCCGGGAACACCCTCGCGATGGACGACCTGCTCGACCACCTCACCCCGTACGTCGCCCGGATCTGCACCCCGATCGCGCGGGCCGACGGCCCGGACGCCACGCAGGAGGCGCTGGTCGCCGTGTTCAAGGCGCTACGGGGCCTGCGCGAGCCGGAGACCCTGTACGGCTGGGTGCGGGCCATCGCGGTGCGCGAGGCGGTACGGGTCGCCCAACGCGCGGCGCGCGCCGTCCCGGCCGAGCTGGCCGACGTACCGGAGCGCGGGGATCCGCAGCTGGCCGCCGACATCGACGACGTGCTGGCCCGGCTCTCTCCCGGCCACCGGGCCGTCCTGGTCCTGCGGGACGTGGAGGGCCTGGACGAGGAGTCCGCGGCGGCCCTCCTCGGCGTCCCGGCGGGCACCGCCAAATCCCGGCTGCACCGGGCCCGTTCGAGCTTTCGGAAGGCGTGGTTCTCATGA
- the argS gene encoding arginine--tRNA ligase, translating into MASVPSLASSVNQRVADALASALPEAGAADPLLRRSDRADFQANGILALAKKAKANPRELATTVVGGIPTGGEGDVIKEIEVSGPGFLNITVSDRAIIETLAARAGDDRLGVPYSPNAGTTVIDYAQPNVAKEMHVGHLRSAVIGAAMVEILEFTGEKVVRRHHIGDWGTQFGMLIQYLIEHPHELDHKAATSAEEDIEVSGEEAMSNLNRLYKASRALFDSDEEFKTRARARVVDLQAGDDETLAMWQRFVDESKIYFYSVFNKLDMDIQDADVVGESGYNDMLTETCKLLEDSGVAVRSNGALCVFFDEYKGPDGNPTPLIVQKSDGGFGYAATDLSAIRDRVGNLKASTLIYVVDARQSLHFKMVFETARRAGWLNEDVQAVQLAFGTVLGKDGKPFKTREGETVRLVDLLDEAVDRATAVVREKAEKVGLSEAEIVENGQFVGIGAVKYADLSTSAARDYKFDLDQMVSLNGDTSVYLQYAYARIKSILRKAAEAGDRTPVAHPELELAPAERALGLHLDGFGELIAEAAAEHAPHKLAAYLYQLSSLFTTFYDQCPVIKPEPELVVGENRLFLCDLTARTLTKGMSLLGIRTPERL; encoded by the coding sequence ATGGCATCGGTCCCTTCCCTCGCTTCTTCCGTCAATCAGCGCGTCGCGGACGCCCTCGCCTCCGCCCTGCCGGAGGCCGGCGCCGCCGACCCGCTGCTGCGACGAAGCGACCGGGCCGACTTCCAGGCCAACGGCATCCTGGCGCTCGCGAAGAAGGCCAAGGCCAACCCGCGCGAGCTCGCGACGACCGTGGTCGGGGGGATCCCGACCGGCGGCGAGGGCGATGTGATCAAGGAGATCGAGGTCTCGGGCCCCGGCTTCCTCAACATCACCGTCTCCGACCGGGCGATCATCGAGACCCTGGCCGCGCGCGCAGGTGACGACCGGCTCGGCGTCCCGTACTCCCCGAACGCGGGGACCACGGTGATCGACTACGCGCAGCCGAACGTCGCCAAGGAGATGCACGTCGGCCACCTGCGTTCCGCCGTGATCGGCGCCGCGATGGTCGAGATCCTGGAGTTCACGGGCGAGAAGGTGGTCCGCCGCCACCACATCGGCGACTGGGGCACCCAGTTCGGCATGCTCATCCAGTACCTGATCGAGCACCCGCACGAGCTGGACCACAAGGCCGCCACGAGCGCCGAAGAGGACATCGAGGTCTCCGGCGAGGAGGCCATGTCCAACCTGAACCGCCTCTACAAGGCCTCGCGCGCGCTCTTCGACTCCGACGAGGAGTTCAAGACGCGGGCCCGGGCCCGGGTGGTGGACCTCCAGGCCGGTGACGACGAGACCCTCGCCATGTGGCAGCGGTTCGTGGACGAGTCGAAGATCTACTTCTACTCCGTCTTCAACAAGCTGGACATGGACATCCAGGACGCGGACGTGGTCGGTGAGTCCGGCTACAACGACATGCTGACGGAGACCTGCAAGCTGCTGGAGGACTCGGGCGTCGCCGTCCGCTCCAACGGCGCGCTGTGCGTGTTCTTCGACGAGTACAAGGGACCGGACGGCAACCCGACCCCGCTGATCGTCCAGAAGTCGGACGGCGGCTTCGGCTACGCCGCGACCGACCTGTCGGCGATCCGCGACCGCGTCGGCAACCTGAAGGCAAGCACCCTCATCTACGTCGTGGACGCGCGCCAGTCGCTCCACTTCAAGATGGTCTTCGAGACGGCCCGCCGCGCCGGCTGGCTGAACGAGGACGTCCAGGCCGTCCAGCTCGCCTTCGGCACGGTCCTCGGCAAGGACGGCAAGCCGTTCAAGACCCGTGAGGGCGAGACGGTCCGGCTGGTGGACCTCCTCGACGAGGCCGTGGACCGGGCGACCGCCGTCGTGCGCGAGAAGGCGGAGAAGGTCGGCCTGTCCGAGGCGGAGATCGTCGAGAACGGCCAGTTCGTGGGCATCGGCGCCGTGAAGTACGCGGACCTCTCCACCTCGGCCGCGCGCGACTACAAGTTCGACCTGGACCAGATGGTCTCGCTCAACGGCGACACGTCCGTGTACCTCCAGTACGCGTACGCCCGCATCAAGTCGATCCTGCGCAAGGCGGCCGAGGCGGGCGACCGCACCCCGGTCGCGCACCCGGAGCTGGAGCTGGCCCCGGCCGAGCGTGCGCTGGGCCTGCACCTGGACGGGTTCGGCGAGCTGATCGCCGAGGCCGCCGCCGAGCACGCCCCGCACAAGCTGGCCGCGTACCTCTACCAGCTGTCCTCGCTGTTCACGACGTTCTACGACCAGTGCCCGGTCATCAAGCCGGAGCCGGAGCTCGTCGTCGGCGAGAACCGCCTGTTCCTGTGCGACCTGACGGCCCGCACGCTCACCAAGGGCATGTCCCTGCTGGGCATCCGGACCCCCGAGCGCCTCTGA